Proteins encoded within one genomic window of Cucumis sativus cultivar 9930 chromosome 3, Cucumber_9930_V3, whole genome shotgun sequence:
- the LOC101215021 gene encoding signal peptide peptidase: MKNAERIANFALAGLTLAPLVMKVDPNVNVVLTACLTVYVGCYRSVKPTPPSETMSSEHAMRFPFVGSAMLLSLFLLFKFLSKDLVNAVLTCYFFVLGILALSATLLPAIKRYLPDHWNEDAISWRFPYFRSLEIEFTRSQVVAAIPGTFFCAWYALKKHWLANNILGLAFCIQGIEMLSLGSFKTGAILLAGLFVYDIFWVFFTPVMVSVAKSFDAPIKLLFPTADAARPFSMLGLGDIVIPGIFVALALRFDASRGKDGQYFKSAFLGYSVGLVLTIIVMNWFQAAQPALLYIVPAVIGFLAAHVIWNGDVKPLLEFDESKTGIASEDGGEDDKGSKKE; this comes from the exons GATTGACATTAGCTCCACTTGTTATGAAGGTTGATCCCAATGTGAACGTTGTGCTGACTGCTTGTCTAACTGTCTATGTGGGCTGTTATCGGTCTGTGAAACCCACTCCACCTTCA GAGACAATGTCCAGTGAACACGCCATGCGTTTTCCCTTTGTTGGGAGTGCAATGcttttatctcttttcttGCTTTTCAAGTTTCTATCGAAGGACTTGGTTAATGCAGTCTTGACATGCTACTTTTTTGTGCTTGGGATCCTTGCTCTTTC AGCGACTCTGTTGCCTGCTATTAAGCGATATCTGCCAGACCATTGGAATGAAGATGCTATTTCGTGGCGTTTTCCATATTTCCGGT CTTTGGAGATCGAGTTCACCAGGTCCCAGGTTGTTGCAGCAATTCCCGGAACCTTCTTTTGTGCATGGTATGCTCTTAAGAAACACTGGCTGGCTAACAATATCTTGGGCCTTGCCTTTTGTATCCAG GGAATTGAAATGCTCTCTCTTGGTTCTTTTAAGACTGGTGCCATACTTTTG GCTGGACTGTTTGTATACGATATCTTCTGGGTTTTCTTTACTCCCGTGATGGTTAGTGTTGCAAAATCGTTTGATGCACCCATAAAG CTTTTGTTCCCCACCGCAGATGCTGCCAGACCATTTTCCATGCTTGGACTAGGTGACATTGTCATTCCTG GCATCTTTGTTGCACTGGCTCTTCGATTTGATGCATCCAGGGGAAAAGATGGTCAATATTTTAAGAGTGCTTTTTTGGGATACTCAGTTGGTTTGGTCCTTACCATAATAGTTATGAATTGGTTTCAAGCTGCTCAG CCTGCACTTCTGTATATTGTGCCTGCTGTCATTGGATTTTTGGCTGCTCATGTGATATGGAATGGAGATGTGAAACCG TTGTTAGAGTTTGACGAATCGAAGACGGGTATTGCATCTGAAGATGGGGGTGAAGATGATAAAGGAAGCAAGAAGGAATGA